A window of the Branchiibius hedensis genome harbors these coding sequences:
- a CDS encoding GNAT family N-acetyltransferase → MADASVRLAGSQDADAIGAAQADLFRSAYGEVLAPEVLAAMTPEAFADGWRASLVSPPSNEHFLLLASDEQAQVVGLAAVVPSSEHGVAELSLFGVRPASREQGHGSRLLNAVADLLKEGHATAVQVWIPATDEQLRAFLTAAGLAPDGAWRDREVDADGRTMREVRLTATLGD, encoded by the coding sequence ATGGCTGACGCATCCGTCCGGCTGGCGGGATCCCAGGACGCCGACGCGATCGGTGCGGCTCAGGCGGATCTATTCCGATCGGCGTACGGCGAGGTGTTGGCTCCCGAGGTGCTGGCGGCGATGACACCCGAGGCGTTCGCCGACGGCTGGCGAGCCTCCCTGGTGAGTCCACCGAGTAACGAACACTTCCTGCTGCTGGCCTCTGACGAGCAGGCCCAGGTGGTCGGGCTGGCTGCGGTGGTACCCAGCAGTGAGCACGGCGTCGCCGAGCTGAGCCTCTTCGGGGTGCGACCGGCATCCCGTGAACAGGGCCACGGCTCAAGGCTGTTGAACGCCGTGGCCGATCTGTTGAAGGAAGGTCATGCCACCGCGGTGCAGGTGTGGATCCCGGCGACGGACGAGCAGTTGCGCGCGTTCCTGACCGCGGCGGGGCTGGCTCCGGATGGCGCGTGGCGCGATCGTGAGGTCGACGCCGACGGGCGCACGATGCGCGAGGTGCGTCTTACCGCGACCCTCGGCGACTGA
- a CDS encoding VanZ family protein, with the protein MHDQAALAAIAIALGVVVAVGLFVPFVWISYRRAGTLSAGTLLTYIGVLVYFFAIWVFTLLPLPDPDTLQCAGRNLRLTQFVEDIRGAVALGHPLTDPAVLQLVFNVALFVPLGFFVRFVARRGVVVAFLVGLGTSVFIEFTQRTGVWGLYPCAYRVFDVDDMLTNTTGALVGSLLALPWHRRRVDPAVLHAPRPVTRGRRFVGMLCDLLTVTVVSILLSVGTQLVLRYVLHDEPAVRSGALAKQVGVWGTLGLTALLVLVTGRTMGDYAVEVRFGRSGIGQRLIRFLGGIGGYLLLQLLPGGQLVSAVFAALAAVWVWRADHSGLPGIGGHRVRDARPVQQDPH; encoded by the coding sequence GTGCACGATCAAGCCGCGCTGGCCGCCATCGCCATCGCCCTGGGGGTCGTGGTCGCCGTGGGGCTGTTCGTGCCGTTCGTCTGGATCAGTTACCGCCGCGCCGGCACGCTGTCGGCAGGGACGCTGCTGACCTACATCGGGGTCCTGGTCTACTTCTTCGCGATCTGGGTCTTCACCCTGCTGCCGTTGCCGGATCCGGACACCCTGCAATGCGCCGGCCGCAATCTGCGGTTGACCCAGTTCGTTGAGGACATCCGCGGCGCGGTCGCCCTCGGGCACCCGCTGACCGATCCCGCTGTCCTGCAACTGGTCTTCAACGTCGCGTTGTTCGTTCCGCTCGGGTTCTTCGTGCGCTTCGTTGCCCGCCGCGGCGTGGTGGTCGCCTTCCTGGTGGGCCTGGGCACCTCGGTCTTCATCGAGTTCACCCAACGGACCGGGGTGTGGGGACTCTACCCGTGTGCGTACCGGGTGTTCGACGTCGACGACATGCTGACCAATACCACTGGGGCCCTGGTGGGTTCATTACTCGCGCTGCCGTGGCATCGTCGTCGTGTCGACCCTGCCGTGCTGCACGCGCCGCGACCCGTGACGCGTGGCCGCCGGTTCGTGGGCATGCTGTGCGATCTGCTCACGGTGACCGTGGTGAGCATCCTGCTGTCGGTGGGCACCCAGTTGGTGTTGCGCTACGTCCTGCATGATGAGCCGGCCGTCCGCTCCGGCGCTCTGGCCAAACAGGTCGGTGTCTGGGGGACGCTCGGGCTCACCGCGTTACTGGTCCTGGTCACCGGTCGCACCATGGGCGACTACGCCGTGGAAGTCAGATTCGGTCGCTCCGGTATCGGGCAACGGCTGATCCGCTTCCTCGGTGGCATCGGCGGATACCTTCTGCTGCAACTGCTTCCGGGCGGGCAGCTCGTGTCTGCCGTCTTCGCGGCGCTGGCTGCGGTGTGGGTGTGGCGCGCGGACCACAGCGGCCTACCCGGGATCGGCGGCCACCGCGTCCGCGACGCGCGACCCGTGCAACAAGACCCGCATTGA
- a CDS encoding cytochrome c oxidase assembly protein: MNAPAPSAWLTSWSFDAVGAVGVLLAMLLTITYAAGLVGAHRAGTPWPAWRSVAFLLLGVGSLLYATCGPIGALRPEYLWIFALHVAVLGTLTPVALALGDPVRLLDVQHLLTGRFARIVTFPLLAVIVDAAGILAVFLTGYGQAALDSGAIGIVLVLHMLIVGLVFSLPLLEEGVLPGWATPPVRTLIALGDGLVDAIPGIVVMTTTTLLMPRFPGFARAGADPHLQQKWAGGALLVTAESIGLPMIAVLFAQWMRHDERQAARVDLVLDATRPVSDDPDEPETDRPWWLDDPRFAHRFKRD; this comes from the coding sequence GTGAACGCACCGGCCCCCTCCGCTTGGCTGACCTCCTGGTCGTTCGATGCGGTGGGGGCCGTCGGCGTCCTGCTGGCCATGCTCCTGACCATCACGTACGCCGCGGGCCTGGTGGGTGCCCACCGCGCCGGGACACCGTGGCCGGCCTGGCGCTCGGTCGCCTTTCTATTGCTCGGGGTCGGCAGTCTGCTCTACGCCACGTGTGGTCCGATCGGGGCGCTGCGACCCGAGTACCTGTGGATCTTTGCGTTGCACGTCGCGGTGCTGGGGACCCTCACCCCGGTTGCTCTGGCCCTCGGCGATCCGGTGCGGTTGCTCGACGTACAGCACCTTCTCACCGGGCGGTTCGCGCGGATCGTCACCTTCCCGCTGCTGGCGGTGATCGTCGATGCCGCAGGCATTCTCGCGGTCTTCCTGACCGGTTACGGACAGGCCGCCCTGGACTCCGGTGCGATCGGCATCGTGCTGGTGTTGCACATGCTGATCGTGGGGTTGGTCTTCTCGCTGCCGCTGCTCGAGGAGGGTGTGCTGCCCGGCTGGGCGACACCTCCGGTGCGCACGCTGATCGCGCTGGGCGACGGGCTGGTCGATGCCATCCCCGGCATCGTGGTGATGACGACGACCACGTTGTTGATGCCGCGCTTCCCCGGTTTCGCGCGAGCCGGCGCTGATCCGCATCTGCAGCAGAAGTGGGCCGGTGGAGCGTTGCTGGTGACCGCCGAATCGATCGGCTTGCCCATGATCGCAGTGCTATTCGCGCAGTGGATGCGCCACGACGAGCGGCAGGCGGCCCGGGTTGACCTGGTGCTCGATGCGACGCGGCCGGTCAGCGACGACCCGGATGAGCCCGAGACCGACCGGCCCTGGTGGTTGGACGACCCACGCTTCGCGCACCGCTTCAAGCGGGATTGA
- a CDS encoding dihydrofolate reductase, with protein sequence MTISLIAAVARNGIIGRAGGMPWKVPGEMAHFKKTTMGYPLVMGRTTFESVGVLPGRKIVVLTSDPKWSARGVTVAHGIDDVLLLSQEKDLFIAGGSKVYEQFLPYADRLVLTDIPFDAEGDTSFPGWPIAKDPVWQQLSEEEHPGFTVRIYERTRPRTQVIRSPWAASGAQKKVGASCAIMRDGRLLLTRREDNGLWCLPGGGVEAGETWAQAAAREAAEETGLQVRIDSVLAVYADPDAVIVYADGRRNQVFGVCFRASTQDEAGLSDEVTQVGWFTRSETLRLPIVVTHRPLVDAAFEPVDTPTVFT encoded by the coding sequence ATGACGATCTCGTTGATTGCCGCCGTTGCTCGCAACGGCATCATCGGCCGCGCCGGTGGGATGCCCTGGAAGGTGCCCGGCGAGATGGCCCACTTCAAGAAGACCACCATGGGTTACCCGTTGGTGATGGGTCGCACCACCTTCGAGTCGGTGGGCGTCCTGCCCGGGCGGAAGATAGTGGTGCTGACCTCCGACCCGAAGTGGTCCGCACGGGGCGTCACCGTCGCCCACGGCATCGACGATGTCCTGCTGCTGAGCCAGGAGAAGGACCTCTTCATCGCCGGGGGCTCGAAGGTCTACGAGCAATTCCTCCCGTACGCCGATCGGCTGGTCCTGACCGACATCCCCTTCGACGCCGAGGGCGACACCTCCTTTCCCGGCTGGCCGATCGCCAAAGACCCGGTGTGGCAGCAGCTTTCGGAAGAGGAGCATCCGGGCTTCACCGTCCGGATCTACGAACGCACCCGTCCGCGCACCCAGGTGATCCGCTCGCCATGGGCCGCTTCCGGTGCGCAGAAGAAGGTCGGCGCCAGTTGCGCCATCATGCGCGACGGACGACTCCTGCTCACCCGCCGAGAAGACAACGGCCTGTGGTGCCTGCCCGGCGGTGGCGTCGAGGCCGGTGAGACGTGGGCACAAGCCGCGGCCCGGGAGGCTGCGGAGGAGACCGGTTTGCAGGTGCGGATCGATTCGGTGCTGGCGGTCTATGCCGACCCGGACGCGGTCATCGTCTACGCCGACGGTCGGCGCAACCAGGTCTTCGGGGTCTGCTTCCGGGCCAGCACGCAGGACGAGGCCGGATTGTCCGACGAAGTCACCCAGGTCGGCTGGTTCACCCGCTCGGAGACGTTGCGGCTGCCGATCGTGGTGACCCATCGTCCGTTGGTCGATGCTGCCTTCGAACCCGTCGACACCCCAACGGTGTTCACCTGA
- a CDS encoding MmcQ/YjbR family DNA-binding protein, whose translation MATLDDVRRVLADLPGVTEIENGWGALCWRTKAGQIAWVREANQSDLDQLAELGQVWPDGTVIAARVASLDERAALIDEDPEVFFTIPHFRSWPSVLLVLDRIAPERLEEVLLDGWILRVPKKVSTAWLSEHGFDA comes from the coding sequence ATGGCCACCCTCGATGACGTACGCCGCGTGCTGGCTGACCTGCCCGGCGTCACCGAAATCGAGAACGGCTGGGGCGCTCTGTGCTGGCGGACCAAGGCGGGACAGATCGCCTGGGTGCGCGAGGCCAACCAGTCCGACCTGGACCAGTTGGCCGAACTCGGACAGGTGTGGCCCGACGGCACGGTGATCGCCGCACGGGTCGCCTCTCTGGACGAGCGGGCCGCACTGATCGACGAGGACCCGGAGGTCTTCTTCACGATCCCGCACTTCCGGTCCTGGCCCTCGGTCCTGCTCGTGCTGGACCGGATTGCCCCCGAGCGGCTGGAGGAAGTGTTGCTCGACGGGTGGATCCTGCGGGTGCCGAAGAAGGTCTCCACGGCGTGGCTGAGCGAGCACGGGTTCGACGCGTGA
- a CDS encoding methyltransferase domain-containing protein — protein MPDATRVLLSCAVGFEDLVRGDLMEQYAVRSRQVGPGQVSAEQLPPVLNTMIDTVALPWDGNPADLRALVTPLVPDVLGFRVQAGDPVLREELVKTVVAATGWVNRPGDWQVNLDPERELVEIGPLAWAARFGRMRRLPATTPPAVAAGLVRLAKLKPGMTLLDPCGGVATIPIVDAIERPDGHAWSIDSDNAAVTDATANVADRDLTDRIDVRRGDATALELPDLSVDRVISDLPFGKKVGSNQENRVLYPAILREVERVLSVDGRVVLLTDDKRFFEQAVQRARGLKVVTQRVVRYNNVTPTAYVLRRSRKPRR, from the coding sequence GTGCCTGATGCCACCCGTGTGCTGCTGTCGTGCGCGGTGGGGTTCGAGGATCTGGTGCGCGGCGACCTGATGGAGCAGTACGCCGTGCGGTCCCGTCAGGTGGGTCCGGGCCAGGTGTCCGCCGAACAACTACCGCCTGTGCTGAACACGATGATCGACACGGTCGCGCTGCCGTGGGACGGTAACCCCGCCGACCTACGGGCGCTGGTCACACCCCTGGTGCCAGATGTCCTCGGCTTCCGGGTGCAGGCCGGCGATCCGGTGCTGCGCGAGGAATTGGTCAAAACGGTTGTGGCGGCGACCGGCTGGGTCAACCGGCCGGGTGACTGGCAGGTCAACCTCGATCCAGAACGCGAGCTGGTCGAGATCGGCCCACTGGCCTGGGCGGCGCGCTTCGGTCGGATGCGCCGCCTCCCGGCGACGACACCGCCGGCGGTCGCGGCCGGGTTGGTACGACTGGCCAAACTGAAGCCCGGTATGACGCTGCTGGATCCGTGTGGGGGAGTGGCCACCATCCCGATCGTCGATGCCATCGAACGGCCCGATGGGCACGCCTGGTCGATTGATTCGGACAACGCCGCAGTCACCGACGCCACCGCCAACGTCGCCGACCGTGACCTGACCGACCGGATCGACGTACGCCGAGGGGACGCCACCGCGCTCGAGTTGCCTGATCTGTCGGTGGACCGGGTGATTTCCGACCTGCCGTTCGGGAAGAAGGTCGGCTCGAACCAGGAGAACCGCGTGTTGTATCCCGCGATCCTGCGCGAGGTCGAACGGGTCCTCAGCGTGGACGGCCGGGTCGTGCTGCTCACGGATGACAAACGGTTCTTCGAGCAAGCGGTGCAACGGGCCCGCGGGCTGAAGGTCGTCACGCAGCGAGTCGTGCGCTACAACAACGTCACGCCGACCGCCTATGTGCTGCGCCGCAGTCGGAAGCCGCGGCGATGA
- a CDS encoding type 1 glutamine amidotransferase, whose product MRLALIENDPDSGPGRLTDWLPTATVVRAHAGENLPAATDFDGFVLLGGGFMPDADEQAPWLPAERALIADAVDSQTPLLGICLGAQLLAHTCGGEVRSAYGLPEKGVTQLRVSPAAASDPVFAGLPGQVRAVESHQDQITALPPDAVWLMSSQRVPHQGFRVGPAAWGVQFHPEASGGRVQTWSDESIRARGFDPERVRAEAASAATELEQTWSAWFARFAALRS is encoded by the coding sequence GTGAGACTGGCGCTGATCGAGAACGACCCGGATAGCGGACCTGGTCGGCTCACCGACTGGCTGCCCACGGCCACGGTCGTGCGGGCGCACGCCGGCGAAAACCTCCCGGCTGCAACGGATTTCGACGGTTTCGTGCTGCTTGGCGGCGGGTTCATGCCGGATGCCGACGAGCAGGCGCCGTGGCTACCGGCCGAACGGGCGTTGATCGCCGATGCGGTGGACTCGCAGACGCCGTTGCTCGGGATCTGCCTGGGCGCGCAGCTGCTGGCGCACACCTGCGGCGGCGAGGTCAGGTCGGCGTACGGGCTGCCGGAGAAGGGGGTCACGCAGCTTCGGGTCAGTCCCGCAGCCGCCAGCGACCCGGTCTTCGCCGGACTGCCGGGGCAGGTGCGGGCCGTGGAGAGTCACCAGGACCAGATCACGGCGCTGCCGCCGGATGCGGTGTGGCTGATGTCCTCGCAGCGGGTGCCGCACCAGGGCTTCCGCGTCGGCCCAGCGGCGTGGGGTGTGCAGTTCCACCCCGAGGCTTCAGGTGGGCGGGTGCAGACCTGGTCGGATGAGTCGATCCGGGCGCGTGGCTTCGACCCGGAACGCGTGCGCGCCGAAGCTGCTAGTGCAGCAACCGAACTCGAGCAGACGTGGTCTGCGTGGTTTGCCCGGTTCGCGGCCCTGCGCTCGTGA
- a CDS encoding glutamine amidotransferase: MKPFLLLGVRPEPVAADDEYAAFARFTGLGTDLQRHAVDREPFTGDPRDYAGIIIGGSPFNVTDTAKSSQQQRAEEDLNRVVDVALAERIPLLGACYGLGLIARHKGGIVDHEYGEQIAAVPVTLTAAGRTDPVFGGLPQVFSAIVGHKEAVSTPPADAVVLATSPGAPVQALRIGPAAYATQFHPELDADGLLIRMTTYRDAGYFDPQEADAIMALARATDVTHPPESLRAFVAFAEGFNPA; this comes from the coding sequence GTGAAGCCCTTCCTGTTACTCGGCGTACGCCCCGAACCGGTCGCTGCGGACGACGAGTACGCCGCCTTCGCCCGCTTCACCGGTCTCGGGACCGATCTGCAGCGGCACGCCGTCGACCGTGAACCCTTCACCGGGGATCCCCGCGATTACGCCGGGATCATCATCGGCGGCAGCCCGTTCAACGTGACTGACACCGCCAAGTCGTCTCAGCAGCAGCGTGCGGAGGAGGACCTGAACCGGGTCGTGGATGTTGCTCTGGCAGAACGCATTCCGCTGCTCGGCGCCTGCTATGGGCTGGGTCTGATCGCTCGACACAAGGGCGGAATCGTGGACCATGAGTACGGCGAGCAGATAGCTGCCGTGCCGGTGACCCTCACCGCGGCCGGGCGGACCGATCCCGTCTTCGGTGGCCTGCCGCAGGTGTTCAGCGCCATCGTCGGACACAAGGAGGCCGTGTCCACACCGCCCGCGGACGCGGTTGTCCTCGCCACCTCACCGGGTGCGCCGGTGCAGGCGCTGCGGATCGGCCCGGCGGCCTACGCGACACAGTTCCACCCGGAACTGGATGCCGATGGGCTGCTGATCCGGATGACCACCTACCGGGACGCCGGCTATTTCGACCCGCAGGAGGCGGACGCGATCATGGCGCTGGCCCGCGCGACCGATGTGACGCATCCGCCGGAGTCGTTGCGGGCTTTCGTCGCCTTCGCCGAAGGGTTCAATCCCGCTTGA
- a CDS encoding MFS transporter, whose protein sequence is MSAVPPESVTEPGETATDAQQRVRRRRYEAGHPRYKWIALSNTTLGILMATINSSIVIISLPAIFRGINLNPLDQGNVSYLLWMLMGFLVVSAVLVVTLGRLGDMYGRVKIYNLGFVVFTVASLALFLCPFDGSAGALWLIFGRIIQGIGGAMLMANSAAILTDAFPAHQRGMALGINQVSAIAGSFLGLIIGGVLSEWHWRAIFLVSVPIGIIGTIWAYTSLHELGTTRRGKLDIPGNLTFGIGLTAILVAITYGIQPYGGHLMGWTNPWVLTGLIGGALLLVAFCIIESKSSDPMFSMSLFKIKAFSAGNLAGLLASIGRGGMQFMLIIWLQGIWLPLHGYDYESTPLWAGIYLLPLTVGFLIAGPASGFLSDRFGARAFASGGLLLNAVTFIGLILIPVNFSYPVFALLLFLNGIGSGMFSAPNTTAIMNSVPANQRGVASGMRATFFNAGTSLSIGIFFSLMIVGLSGSLPDAMHSGLTGQGVPEAIAAGIAALPPVAMLFAAFLGYNPIESLLGPTGVLHQLPAGNVDTLTGKEFFPHLMSEPFHDGLVVVFVAAAIMMLVAAGASLMRGKKYVHDDSAPQVPSAEKESQLAG, encoded by the coding sequence GTGAGCGCCGTTCCCCCTGAATCCGTCACCGAGCCCGGCGAGACCGCCACCGACGCGCAGCAGCGCGTCCGTCGGCGCCGCTACGAGGCCGGCCACCCGCGGTACAAGTGGATCGCCCTGTCAAACACGACCCTGGGCATCCTGATGGCCACGATCAACTCCTCGATCGTGATCATCTCGCTGCCGGCGATCTTCCGCGGCATCAACCTCAACCCCCTCGACCAGGGCAACGTCAGCTATCTGCTGTGGATGCTGATGGGCTTCCTGGTCGTCTCCGCAGTCCTGGTGGTCACCCTCGGACGCCTCGGCGACATGTACGGCCGGGTGAAGATCTACAACCTCGGCTTCGTCGTCTTCACCGTCGCGTCCCTGGCGCTGTTCCTGTGTCCCTTCGACGGCAGCGCCGGAGCGCTGTGGCTGATCTTCGGGCGCATCATCCAGGGCATCGGCGGCGCCATGCTGATGGCCAACTCCGCAGCGATCCTGACCGACGCCTTCCCCGCCCACCAGCGCGGCATGGCTCTCGGCATCAACCAGGTCTCGGCGATCGCCGGATCCTTCCTCGGCCTGATCATCGGCGGTGTCCTGTCCGAATGGCACTGGCGCGCCATCTTCCTGGTCAGCGTGCCGATCGGCATCATCGGCACCATCTGGGCCTACACCTCGCTGCACGAGTTGGGCACCACCCGCCGCGGCAAGCTGGACATCCCCGGCAACCTGACCTTCGGTATCGGCCTGACCGCGATCCTGGTCGCGATCACCTACGGCATCCAGCCCTACGGCGGGCACCTCATGGGCTGGACCAACCCGTGGGTGCTGACCGGGCTGATCGGCGGCGCGCTGCTGCTGGTGGCGTTCTGCATCATCGAGTCCAAGAGCAGCGACCCGATGTTCTCGATGTCGCTGTTCAAGATCAAGGCGTTCAGCGCCGGCAACCTCGCCGGTCTGCTGGCCTCCATCGGCCGCGGCGGCATGCAGTTCATGTTGATCATCTGGCTGCAGGGCATCTGGCTGCCGCTGCATGGCTACGACTACGAGTCGACGCCGCTGTGGGCCGGAATCTACCTGCTGCCATTGACCGTTGGCTTCCTGATCGCCGGTCCGGCCTCGGGCTTCCTGTCCGACCGGTTCGGCGCCCGGGCGTTCGCCAGCGGCGGTCTGCTGCTGAACGCGGTGACCTTCATCGGCCTGATCCTGATCCCGGTGAACTTCTCCTACCCGGTGTTCGCGCTGCTGCTGTTCCTCAACGGCATCGGCTCGGGGATGTTCTCCGCGCCCAACACGACCGCGATCATGAACAGCGTCCCGGCCAACCAGCGCGGTGTGGCCTCCGGGATGCGGGCCACGTTCTTCAACGCCGGCACGTCCCTGTCGATCGGCATCTTCTTCTCGCTGATGATCGTCGGCCTGTCCGGTTCGCTGCCCGATGCGATGCACTCCGGCCTGACCGGTCAGGGAGTGCCTGAAGCGATCGCCGCCGGCATCGCTGCCCTGCCCCCGGTGGCGATGCTGTTCGCCGCCTTCCTCGGCTACAACCCGATCGAGTCGCTGCTCGGCCCCACCGGCGTGCTGCACCAGTTGCCCGCTGGAAACGTCGACACCCTCACCGGCAAGGAGTTCTTCCCCCACCTGATGTCCGAGCCGTTCCACGACGGGCTGGTGGTCGTGTTCGTCGCGGCCGCGATCATGATGCTGGTCGCCGCCGGCGCCAGTCTGATGCGCGGCAAGAAGTACGTCCACGACGACTCGGCGCCGCAGGTGCCCTCGGCTGAGAAGGAATCCCAGCTGGCTGGGTGA
- a CDS encoding thymidylate synthase produces MRQYLDLLNHVLEHGQAKEDRTGTGTLSTFGYQMRFDLAEGFPALTTKKLHLRSIIGELLWFLRGDTNVAWLHERGISIWDEWADENGDLGPVYGHQWRSWPTPSGETVDQIANVIDAIRTNPDSRRLIVSAWNVAEVDEMALPPCHTMFQFYVSPADALGQRRLSCQLYQRSADVFLGVPFNIASYALLTHMVAQVTGLVPGEFVHTLGDAHLYSNHIEQARLQLTRDPGPLPTLRLNPARQAIDEFDLADITLEDYVAAPTIKAPIAV; encoded by the coding sequence GTGCGGCAATACCTGGATCTGCTCAATCACGTGCTCGAACATGGCCAGGCCAAGGAGGACCGGACCGGCACCGGGACGCTGTCCACCTTCGGCTACCAGATGCGCTTCGACCTGGCGGAGGGGTTTCCGGCGCTGACGACCAAGAAGCTGCACCTGCGCTCGATCATCGGCGAGTTGTTGTGGTTCCTGCGCGGCGACACCAACGTGGCGTGGCTGCACGAGCGTGGCATCAGCATCTGGGATGAGTGGGCCGATGAGAACGGCGACCTGGGCCCGGTCTACGGCCACCAGTGGCGCTCCTGGCCGACCCCGTCGGGCGAAACGGTCGATCAGATTGCCAACGTCATCGACGCGATCCGCACCAACCCCGACTCCCGGCGGCTGATCGTCTCTGCCTGGAACGTCGCCGAGGTCGATGAGATGGCTCTGCCGCCGTGCCACACGATGTTCCAGTTCTACGTGTCCCCCGCCGATGCCCTCGGGCAGCGGCGGTTGTCCTGCCAGCTCTACCAACGCTCGGCGGACGTCTTCCTCGGCGTGCCGTTCAACATCGCCTCCTACGCCCTGCTGACGCACATGGTCGCCCAGGTGACCGGCCTGGTCCCCGGCGAATTCGTGCACACGCTGGGCGACGCGCATCTTTACAGCAACCACATCGAGCAGGCCCGGTTGCAGCTGACCCGCGACCCCGGGCCGCTGCCCACACTGCGACTCAATCCGGCCCGTCAGGCCATCGACGAGTTCGACCTGGCAGACATCACCTTGGAGGACTACGTCGCGGCCCCCACGATCAAGGCGCCGATCGCAGTCTGA
- the dapB gene encoding 4-hydroxy-tetrahydrodipicolinate reductase, whose product MTKTKVAVIGAQGRMGTQAVGAVGSAGDLELAGALDKDDNLGDLGGAQVAVILSVPDAAPDNVAHCIERGVHCVVGTTGWTDERLAAVQAQLEQHPSVGVLIAPNFAIGALLALEFARKAAPYYESVEVIEQHHPDKVDAPSGTAVRTARVLAAARAEAGLGDVPDATTSDPLGARGARVDGIPVHAVRLRGRVAHEEILFGGPGEALTIRHDSFDRESFMPGILAGVRAVADHPGLTVGLEQYLDI is encoded by the coding sequence GTGACGAAGACCAAAGTTGCCGTGATCGGCGCACAGGGCCGGATGGGTACCCAGGCCGTCGGGGCGGTGGGCTCGGCCGGTGATCTGGAACTGGCTGGTGCCCTCGACAAGGACGACAACCTGGGTGACCTCGGCGGAGCGCAGGTGGCCGTGATCCTTTCGGTGCCGGATGCGGCGCCCGATAACGTCGCGCACTGCATCGAGCGGGGCGTGCACTGTGTGGTCGGGACCACCGGGTGGACCGACGAGCGCCTGGCCGCCGTGCAAGCCCAGTTGGAGCAGCACCCGTCGGTCGGTGTGTTGATCGCCCCCAACTTCGCGATCGGTGCGCTGCTCGCGCTGGAGTTCGCGCGCAAGGCGGCCCCGTACTACGAGTCGGTCGAGGTCATCGAGCAGCACCACCCGGACAAGGTGGACGCACCATCGGGTACGGCGGTCCGCACCGCCCGCGTGCTGGCGGCGGCTCGCGCGGAGGCCGGGTTGGGCGACGTACCCGATGCCACGACCTCGGACCCACTGGGCGCCCGAGGTGCCCGCGTCGACGGCATCCCGGTGCACGCCGTACGACTGCGGGGCCGGGTCGCCCACGAGGAGATCCTCTTCGGCGGGCCGGGGGAGGCGTTGACCATCCGGCACGACTCCTTCGATCGCGAGTCGTTCATGCCCGGGATCCTGGCCGGCGTCCGCGCCGTCGCCGACCATCCGGGTCTGACCGTCGGACTCGAGCAGTACCTGGACATCTGA
- a CDS encoding sirohydrochlorin chelatase — translation MSRPVLILCAHGTANPQGQQVVSTLHVLVRDARPDLQVELAYVDVQRPSVVDVVAEWAPVAPEVVVVPVLLATGYHVQVDIADAVVPFENARSAAPLGPDPVLSEILAERIDAGGLKPDDAVVVAAAGSSRPDARYAPEQAARELAERLGREVTVGFGASARPTVPEAVEAVRQGHPRVVIAAYLLAPGYFHDQLHQAGADVVTAPLGADPRLAELIVRRFEESR, via the coding sequence ATGAGCCGGCCGGTGCTGATCCTGTGCGCGCACGGGACCGCGAATCCGCAAGGCCAGCAGGTCGTTTCGACGCTGCATGTGCTGGTGCGCGATGCCCGCCCGGACCTGCAGGTCGAGCTGGCGTACGTCGACGTGCAGCGCCCTTCGGTCGTTGACGTGGTGGCAGAGTGGGCACCCGTTGCGCCCGAGGTTGTCGTCGTGCCGGTCTTGCTCGCGACGGGCTATCACGTCCAGGTCGACATCGCCGACGCAGTCGTACCATTCGAAAATGCCCGCAGCGCAGCGCCACTGGGCCCCGACCCGGTGTTGTCGGAGATACTCGCGGAGCGCATCGACGCAGGTGGTCTGAAGCCCGATGACGCGGTGGTGGTCGCCGCAGCCGGTTCGAGCCGACCCGATGCGCGATATGCGCCCGAACAGGCGGCCCGCGAGTTGGCCGAGCGGTTGGGTCGAGAGGTGACGGTCGGCTTCGGCGCCTCCGCCCGGCCGACCGTTCCCGAAGCGGTCGAAGCCGTCCGTCAGGGCCACCCGCGGGTCGTCATCGCGGCGTACCTGCTTGCTCCCGGGTACTTCCATGACCAACTGCACCAAGCGGGCGCCGATGTGGTGACGGCCCCGCTCGGCGCGGACCCGCGGTTGGCGGAGTTGATCGTCCGGCGGTTCGAGGAGTCCCGGTGA